The Accipiter gentilis chromosome 7, bAccGen1.1, whole genome shotgun sequence genome includes a region encoding these proteins:
- the SLC7A10 gene encoding LOW QUALITY PROTEIN: asc-type amino acid transporter 1 (The sequence of the model RefSeq protein was modified relative to this genomic sequence to represent the inferred CDS: deleted 1 base in 1 codon): MRAAAAAGQSGAGSMAGGEQRGAPGGPERVALKKEIGLVSACAIIIGNIIGSGIFISPKGVLEHTGSVGLALIIWVLGGGVAALGSLCYAELGVTIPKSGGDYSYVTEVFGGLAGFLLLWSAVLIMYPTSLAVIALTFSNYVLQPVFPNCIPPYNASRILSMVCLLLLTWVNSSSVRWATRIQDIFTAGKLLALALIIIVGFIQIFKGNYEELTPSNAFNFWMTPSVGHLALAFLQGSFAFSGWNFLNYVTEELVDPRRNLPRAIFISIPLVTFVYTFTNIAYFTAMSPQELLSSNAVAVTFGEKLLGYFSWVMPVSVALSTFGGINGYLFTSSRLCFSGAREGHLPSLLAMIHVKHCTPIPALLVCCLATLIIMLVGDTYTLINYVSFINYLCYGVTIIGLIVLRWKKPKIFRPIKVNLLVPITYLAFWAFLLIFSLYSEPVVCGVGLIIILTGVPVFFLGVYWRNKPKCVNRLIESMTCWGQKLCFVVYPQGGGAEEEEAPSARSWRPASETAARK, translated from the exons GTAATATCATTGGTTCTGGGATCTTTATTTCGCCAAAAGGAGTTTTGGAGCACACCGGCTCAGTGGGACTCGCTCTCATTATTTGGGTGCTTGGCGGCGGGGTGGCTGCCCTTGGCTCGCTATGTTACGCTGAACTGGGAGTCACTATCCCCAAATCGGGAGGGGATTATTCCTACGTCACAGAGGTTTTTGGTGGGTTAGCTGG gTTTCTGCTGCTATGGAGCGCAGTGCTTATCATGTACCCGACCAGTCTGGCTGTCATTGCACTGACCTTCTCAAACTATGTCCTGCAGCCCGTCTTCCCTAACTGTATCCCCCCCTATAATGCCTCCAGGATCCTCTCCATGGTGTGTTTAC TCCTCCTGACCTGGGTGAACAGCTCCAGCGTTCGATGGGCAACGCGCATTCAGGATATATTTACAGCAGGAAAACTCTTAGCCCTGGCCCTTATCATTATTGTGGGCTTCATACAGATCTTTAAAG GAAACTACGAAGAGCTGACACCAAGCAACGCATTCAATTTTTGGATGACTCCATCCGTGGGGCATTTAGCGTTAGCTTTTCTTCAAGGGTCGTTTGCATTCAGTGGCTGGAACTTCTTGAACTATGTAACAGAAGAACTGGTTGATCCCCGCAG GAACCTACCTCGTGCCATATTCATATCCATCCCATTGGTGACATTTGTGTATACGTTCACCAACATTGCATATTTCACTGCCATGTCACCCCAAGAGCTCTTGTCCTCCAACGCTGTGGCGGTA ACATTTGGTGAAAAGTTACTGGGCTATTTTTCCTGGGTTATGCCAGTCTCAGTGGCCCTATCTACATTTGGAGGAATAAATGGATACCTTTTTACCTCATCAAG GTTATGTTTCTCTGGTGCCCGAGAAGGCCATTTGCCGAGTTTGCTTGCCATGATCCATGTCAAGCACTGCACGCCCATCCCTGCCCTGCTCGTCTGT TGTTTGGCCACTCTTATCATCATGCTCGTTGGAGACACATACACGCTAATCAACTATGTGTCATTTATTAACTACCTCTGCTACGGAGTGACAATTATAGGCCTGATCGTATTacgctggaaaaaacccaaaatcttcaGACCTATCAAG GTAAACCTCCTCGTCCCCATCACTTACCTGGCGTTTTGGGCATTTCTGCTGATCTTCAGCTTATACTCCGAGCCGGTCGTCTGTGGAGTTGGACTCATTATCATTTTAACTGGAGTGCCAGTGTTTTTCCTTGGAGTCTACTGGAGAAATAAACCAAAGTGTGTAAATAGGCTAATAG AGTCCATGACGTGCTGGGgacagaagctgtgttttgtgGTCTACCCTCAGGGGGGAGgtgccgaggaggaggaggcacccTCGGCCCGCTCTTGGCGACCAGCGAGCGAGACGGCCGCGAGGAAATAA